The proteins below come from a single Burkholderia humptydooensis genomic window:
- a CDS encoding YeaH/YhbH family protein, translating to MLHQIIDRRLAGKNKSIANRERFLRRVKNYIRRAVSDAVRDRSIKDIQGTQSITIPRKDIAEPTFRHGPGGKRELVHPGNADYVRGDKIPRPPGGAGGGGSQASNEGEGQDDFVFELSREEFMQYFFDDLELPRLVKTHLLTVPSWKSVRAGWAAEGTPNNIDVVRSLRSALGRRIALGSPLVNELHELEEKLAALKEEPGDHRVEIAQLEDAIHHLKGRIWRIPFIDPFDLRYVNRVKMPQPSSQAVMFCLMDVSGSMDEQRKDLAKRFFILLYLFLKRNYERIEVVFIRHHTRAEEVDEDTFFHSTESGGTVVSSALELMRKVMEERYSPTEWNIYGAQASDGDNWTDDSPKCRKILDEDILTKVRYFAYIQVTPEEQNLWLEYAQLALSQPHLAMKKVESAADIYPVFRELFEKHVET from the coding sequence GTGCTTCATCAAATCATCGACCGCAGACTGGCCGGCAAGAACAAGAGCATTGCAAACCGCGAGCGCTTCCTGCGCCGCGTCAAGAACTACATTCGTCGTGCAGTGTCCGACGCGGTGCGCGATCGCAGCATCAAGGACATCCAGGGCACGCAGAGCATCACGATTCCCCGCAAGGACATCGCGGAGCCGACGTTCCGGCACGGGCCGGGCGGCAAGCGCGAGCTCGTGCATCCGGGCAACGCCGATTACGTGCGCGGCGACAAGATCCCGCGTCCGCCCGGCGGCGCCGGAGGCGGCGGCAGCCAGGCGAGCAACGAAGGCGAAGGTCAGGACGACTTCGTGTTCGAGTTGTCCCGCGAGGAATTCATGCAGTACTTCTTCGACGATCTCGAACTGCCGCGCCTCGTCAAGACCCACCTGCTGACCGTGCCGAGCTGGAAGAGCGTTCGCGCGGGCTGGGCGGCGGAGGGCACGCCGAACAACATCGACGTCGTGCGCTCGCTGAGAAGCGCGCTCGGCCGCCGCATCGCGCTCGGCTCGCCGCTCGTCAACGAGCTGCACGAGCTCGAGGAGAAACTCGCCGCGCTGAAGGAAGAGCCGGGCGATCACCGTGTCGAGATCGCGCAGCTCGAGGATGCGATCCATCATCTGAAGGGCCGCATCTGGCGCATCCCGTTCATCGATCCGTTCGACCTGCGCTACGTGAATCGCGTGAAGATGCCGCAGCCGTCGAGCCAGGCGGTGATGTTCTGCCTGATGGACGTGTCGGGCTCGATGGACGAGCAGCGCAAGGATCTCGCGAAGCGCTTCTTCATCCTGCTGTACCTGTTCCTGAAGCGCAACTACGAGCGGATCGAAGTCGTGTTCATCCGTCATCACACGCGCGCGGAGGAAGTCGACGAGGACACGTTCTTCCATTCGACCGAAAGCGGCGGCACGGTCGTATCGAGCGCGCTCGAGCTGATGCGCAAGGTGATGGAGGAGCGCTATTCGCCGACCGAATGGAACATCTACGGCGCGCAGGCGTCGGACGGCGACAACTGGACCGACGATTCGCCGAAGTGCCGCAAGATCCTCGACGAGGACATCCTGACGAAGGTGCGCTACTTCGCGTACATCCAGGTGACGCCCGAGGAGCAGAACCTGTGGCTCGAATACGCGCAACTGGCGTTGTCACAGCCGCATCTCGCGATGAAGAAAGTGGAATCGGCGGCCGACATTTATCCCGTGTTCCGGGAGCTCTTTGAAAAGCACGTGGAAACCTGA
- a CDS encoding PrkA family serine protein kinase → MDIYSSFANRFEKTREEEFSLEEYLALCKNDPSAYAAAGERMLAAIGEPEQIDTRNDPRLSRIFANKVIKVYPAFREFYGMEEVIEQVVAYFRHAAQGLEEKKQILYLLGPVGGGKSSIAERLKQLMERVPFYALKGSPVNESPLGLFDYDEDGPILEEQYGIPRRYLKSILSPWAVKRLHEYNGDIRRFRVVRRYPSILRQVGIAKTEPGDENNQDISSLVGKVDIRKLEQYAQDDADAYSYSGGLCLANQGLLEFVEMFKAPIKVLHPLLTATQEGNFKGTEGFGAIPFDGIILAHSNESEWKAFRNNRNNEALLDRIFVVKVPYCLRVSEEIKIYEKLIRNSSLAEAVCAPGTLKMMAQLSVLTRLHEPENSSLFSKMQVYDGENLKDTDPKAKSYQEYRDYAGVDEGMTGVSTRFAFKILSRVFNFDSTEVAANPVHLMYVLEQQIEREQFPPETEQKYLSFVKDLLASRYAEFIGKEIQTAYLESYSEYGQNIFDRYVTYADFWIQDQEFRDHDTGESFDRAALNAELEKIEKPAGISNPKDFRNEIVNFVLRARAANGGKNPAWVSYEKLRVVIEKKMFSNTEELLPVISFNAKGSAEEQRKHEDFVNRMVAKGYTPKQVRLLCDWYLRVRKSS, encoded by the coding sequence ATGGATATTTATAGCAGCTTCGCGAACCGCTTCGAAAAAACGCGAGAGGAAGAGTTCTCGCTGGAGGAGTATCTCGCGCTCTGCAAGAACGATCCATCGGCGTACGCCGCTGCCGGCGAACGCATGCTGGCGGCCATCGGGGAGCCGGAACAGATCGACACGCGCAACGATCCGCGCTTGTCGCGGATTTTCGCGAACAAGGTCATCAAGGTGTACCCTGCGTTCCGCGAATTCTATGGCATGGAAGAGGTGATCGAGCAGGTGGTCGCCTATTTCCGCCACGCGGCGCAGGGGCTCGAGGAGAAGAAGCAGATTCTCTACCTGCTCGGTCCGGTGGGCGGCGGCAAGTCGTCGATCGCCGAGCGCCTGAAGCAACTGATGGAGCGCGTGCCGTTCTACGCGCTCAAGGGCTCGCCCGTCAACGAATCGCCGCTCGGCCTGTTCGACTACGACGAAGACGGCCCGATCCTCGAAGAGCAATACGGCATTCCGCGCCGCTACCTGAAGAGCATCCTGAGTCCGTGGGCGGTCAAGCGCCTGCACGAATACAACGGCGACATCCGGCGCTTTCGCGTCGTGCGTCGCTATCCGTCCATCCTGCGGCAGGTCGGCATCGCGAAGACCGAGCCCGGCGACGAGAACAATCAGGACATCTCGTCGCTCGTCGGCAAGGTCGACATCCGCAAGCTCGAGCAATACGCGCAGGACGACGCCGACGCATACAGCTACTCGGGCGGCTTGTGCCTCGCGAACCAGGGCCTGCTCGAGTTCGTCGAAATGTTCAAGGCGCCGATCAAGGTGCTGCACCCGCTCCTCACCGCGACTCAGGAAGGCAACTTCAAGGGCACGGAAGGCTTCGGCGCGATCCCGTTCGACGGCATCATCCTCGCGCACTCGAACGAGTCCGAATGGAAGGCGTTCCGCAACAACCGCAACAACGAGGCGCTGCTCGACCGGATCTTCGTGGTCAAGGTGCCATACTGCCTGCGCGTGTCGGAGGAGATCAAGATCTACGAGAAGCTGATCCGCAACTCGTCGCTCGCCGAGGCCGTGTGCGCGCCCGGCACGCTGAAGATGATGGCGCAGCTCTCGGTGCTCACGCGCCTGCACGAGCCGGAGAACTCGAGCCTCTTTTCGAAGATGCAGGTGTATGACGGCGAGAATCTGAAGGACACCGATCCGAAGGCGAAGTCGTACCAGGAGTATCGCGATTACGCGGGCGTCGACGAAGGGATGACGGGCGTGTCCACGCGCTTCGCGTTCAAGATCCTGTCGCGCGTGTTCAACTTCGATTCGACGGAAGTCGCGGCGAACCCGGTGCACCTGATGTACGTGCTCGAGCAGCAGATCGAGCGCGAGCAGTTCCCGCCGGAAACCGAGCAGAAATATCTGTCGTTCGTGAAGGACCTGCTCGCGTCGCGCTACGCGGAGTTCATCGGCAAGGAGATCCAGACGGCGTACCTCGAATCGTATTCGGAATACGGCCAGAACATCTTCGACCGCTATGTTACGTACGCGGACTTCTGGATCCAGGATCAGGAATTCCGCGATCACGACACGGGCGAGAGCTTCGACCGCGCGGCGCTCAACGCGGAGCTCGAGAAGATCGAGAAGCCGGCGGGCATCAGCAATCCGAAGGATTTCCGCAACGAGATCGTGAATTTCGTGCTGCGCGCGCGGGCGGCGAACGGCGGCAAGAACCCGGCGTGGGTCAGCTACGAGAAGCTGCGCGTCGTGATCGAAAAGAAGATGTTCTCGAACACGGAGGAATTGTTGCCGGTCATTTCGTTCAACGCGAAGGGCTCGGCGGAGGAACAGCGCAAGCACGAAGACTTTGTGAACCGGATGGTCGCGAAGGGCTATACGCCCAAGCAGGTGCGGCTCCTGTGCGACTGGTATCTGCGCGTGCGCAAGTCGTCATGA
- a CDS encoding methyl-accepting chemotaxis protein translates to MLLKNISIRTRLAVTMALLSVLLCVVGALGLIGMSQANDANEQTSSNQLPSAIDVASAELFAARERLVLDRAALLAGTPDAAPTIERARNMRGVSDSWWKKYLDLPRNGEEDRFAQDVASKRQILQRELDGFVELINANDHDRIIVSAKRMQSVFNDFSLASEALRTFQLKQAGLNFSAAQSVYAASRIASIVALVLGLAISLYCFLSLRAAIARPLADALGHFDAIAAGELRRPIVVARRDEMGLLLEGLAKMQASLANTVRSVRVGSESIATAARQIAAGNVDLSSRTEQQAAALEETASSMEELTGTVRRNADNARQASALAASASEIANKGNAVVGQVVGTMGDINQSSAKIADIITIIEGIAFQTNILALNAAVEAARAGEEGRGFAVVAGEVRSLAQRSSTAAKEIKELIDTSVERVRAGSTLVDDAGRTMSEVIGAVQRVTDIMGEIAAASDEQSTGIDQVSRAVSQMDEVTQQNAALVEEAAAAAQSLDEQAARLRATVSVFRVDDGDARDDAPHAPARAAAGVAHVAHRAAVSAAAPARAAASSGAPAVAAAHAALKPAPSAPSASAAKAAPEPTAAAAAKPKPAPAPRAAPVAAASAVSDGDWETF, encoded by the coding sequence ATGCTGCTGAAGAACATCTCGATCAGGACGCGTCTCGCCGTCACGATGGCGCTCCTTTCCGTCCTGCTGTGCGTCGTCGGCGCACTGGGCCTCATCGGCATGAGCCAGGCCAACGACGCGAACGAGCAAACCTCGTCGAACCAGTTGCCGAGCGCGATCGACGTCGCGAGCGCCGAGCTGTTCGCCGCGCGCGAGCGCCTCGTGCTCGACCGCGCGGCGCTCCTCGCGGGCACGCCGGACGCCGCGCCGACGATCGAGCGCGCGCGCAACATGCGCGGCGTCTCCGATTCATGGTGGAAAAAGTACCTCGACTTGCCGCGCAACGGGGAGGAGGACCGCTTCGCGCAGGACGTCGCGTCGAAACGGCAGATCCTGCAGCGCGAGCTCGACGGGTTCGTCGAGCTCATCAACGCGAACGATCACGACAGGATCATCGTGTCCGCGAAGCGGATGCAGAGCGTGTTCAACGATTTCTCGCTCGCGAGCGAGGCGCTGCGCACGTTTCAGCTCAAGCAGGCGGGCCTCAATTTCAGCGCTGCGCAGAGCGTATATGCGGCGAGCCGGATCGCCAGCATCGTCGCGCTCGTGCTCGGCCTCGCGATCTCGCTCTATTGCTTCCTGAGCCTGCGCGCGGCGATCGCACGGCCGCTCGCCGACGCGCTCGGCCACTTCGACGCGATCGCCGCGGGCGAACTGCGCCGCCCGATCGTCGTCGCGCGGCGCGACGAGATGGGGCTGCTGCTCGAAGGGCTCGCGAAGATGCAGGCGAGCCTCGCCAACACCGTGCGCTCGGTGCGCGTCGGCAGCGAGTCGATCGCGACGGCGGCGAGGCAGATCGCGGCGGGCAACGTCGATCTGTCCTCGCGCACCGAGCAGCAGGCGGCGGCGCTCGAAGAGACGGCGTCGAGCATGGAGGAGCTGACGGGCACGGTGCGGCGCAACGCGGACAACGCGCGGCAGGCGAGCGCGCTTGCCGCGAGCGCGTCGGAGATCGCGAACAAGGGCAATGCGGTCGTCGGCCAGGTCGTCGGCACGATGGGCGACATCAACCAGAGCTCCGCGAAGATCGCCGACATCATCACGATCATCGAGGGGATCGCGTTCCAGACCAACATTCTCGCGCTGAACGCAGCCGTCGAGGCGGCGCGCGCGGGCGAGGAGGGGCGCGGCTTCGCGGTCGTCGCGGGCGAGGTGCGCAGCCTCGCGCAGCGCTCGTCGACGGCCGCCAAGGAGATCAAGGAGCTGATCGATACGTCGGTCGAGCGCGTGCGCGCGGGCTCGACGCTCGTCGACGACGCAGGCCGCACGATGAGCGAGGTGATCGGCGCGGTGCAACGCGTGACCGACATCATGGGCGAGATCGCGGCGGCGTCGGACGAGCAGAGCACCGGCATCGACCAGGTGTCGCGCGCCGTGTCGCAGATGGACGAAGTCACGCAGCAGAACGCGGCGCTCGTCGAGGAGGCCGCGGCGGCCGCGCAATCGCTCGACGAGCAGGCCGCGCGGCTGCGCGCGACCGTCTCGGTGTTCCGCGTCGATGACGGCGATGCGCGCGATGATGCGCCGCATGCGCCGGCGCGGGCAGCGGCCGGCGTCGCGCACGTCGCGCACAGGGCGGCGGTGAGCGCGGCTGCGCCGGCGCGTGCCGCCGCGTCTTCCGGCGCGCCGGCCGTGGCGGCGGCGCACGCGGCGCTCAAGCCCGCGCCGTCCGCACCGTCCGCTTCGGCCGCGAAGGCTGCGCCCGAGCCCACGGCCGCGGCGGCGGCCAAGCCGAAACCCGCGCCTGCGCCGCGCGCCGCGCCGGTTGCCGCGGCGTCCGCCGTGAGCGACGGCGATTGGGAGACCTTCTGA
- the rbsK gene encoding ribokinase, whose product MTAAVERAAGRAAPARAGRVMVIGSLNMDLVVRAPRLPQPGETLAGRSFAQAAGGKGGNQAVAAARLGAQVAMLGRVGADAHGAALRAGLVAEGIDCDALSVSTTATTGVALIVVDDASQNAIVIVAGSNGEVTPESIAEHGAALAAADVLICQLETPDAAVRAALAAGRRLGKTVVLNPAPAVGPLPADWLPLVDYLIPNEIEAAALTGLPVRDPAGAEAAARALAAAGARNVIVTLGGQGVLALTADGAARHYPAPRVAPVDTTAAGDTFIGGFAARLAAGDAPHDAIRFAQRAAALSVTRAGAQPSIPTLAELDAFAPDPS is encoded by the coding sequence ATGACGGCCGCCGTCGAACGCGCCGCCGGGCGGGCCGCGCCCGCGCGCGCCGGCAGGGTGATGGTGATCGGCAGCCTCAACATGGACCTCGTCGTGCGCGCGCCGCGGCTGCCGCAGCCGGGCGAGACGCTCGCCGGCCGCTCGTTCGCGCAGGCGGCGGGCGGCAAGGGCGGCAACCAGGCGGTCGCGGCCGCGCGGCTCGGCGCGCAGGTCGCGATGCTCGGCCGGGTCGGCGCGGACGCGCACGGCGCCGCGCTGCGCGCGGGGCTCGTCGCCGAGGGGATCGACTGCGACGCGCTGTCGGTCAGCACGACGGCGACGACGGGCGTCGCGCTCATCGTCGTCGACGATGCGAGCCAGAACGCGATCGTGATCGTTGCCGGCAGCAACGGCGAGGTGACGCCCGAATCGATCGCCGAGCACGGCGCGGCGCTCGCCGCGGCCGACGTGCTGATCTGCCAGCTCGAGACGCCCGACGCCGCGGTCCGCGCGGCGCTCGCCGCCGGCCGCCGGCTCGGCAAGACGGTCGTGCTGAATCCGGCGCCCGCCGTCGGGCCGCTGCCCGCCGACTGGCTGCCGCTCGTCGACTATCTGATCCCGAACGAGATCGAGGCCGCCGCGCTGACCGGGCTGCCGGTGCGCGACCCGGCGGGCGCCGAGGCCGCCGCGCGCGCGCTCGCGGCGGCGGGCGCGCGCAACGTGATCGTCACGCTGGGCGGCCAGGGCGTGCTCGCGCTGACGGCGGACGGCGCCGCGCGCCATTACCCGGCGCCGCGCGTCGCGCCCGTCGACACGACGGCCGCGGGCGACACGTTCATCGGCGGCTTCGCCGCACGGCTCGCGGCGGGCGACGCGCCGCACGACGCAATCCGGTTCGCGCAGCGCGCGGCTGCGCTGTCGGTCACGCGCGCGGGCGCGCAGCCGTCGATTCCGACGCTCGCCGAGCTCGACGCGTTCGCGCCGGACCCGTCCTGA
- a CDS encoding LacI family DNA-binding transcriptional regulator, producing the protein MATIKDVAAIAGVSFTTVSHVVNNSRPVSADVRAKVERAIRELNYVPSAVARSLKARSTATIGLVVPNSTNPYFAELARGIEDQCALSGYCVFLCNSDDDPEKQRNYLRVLQEKRIDGLIIASAGDDAVLAQSLADTREPLVVVDRNIEGLAADLVQIDHERGAYLATRHLLELGHAKIGCITGAVSTAVSAMRVHGFIRAMAERGIDIVPGAIAESDFSCIGGYHAAVRLFDTVRPSAIFAGNDLMGLGALRAAAERGIRVPSDCSIIGFDDIELSRYTYPALSTVGQSVRALGEMAAQTLIERIGCGASGAPQRRRVVSPRLVLRESTTVYVEPADAGYRG; encoded by the coding sequence ATGGCGACGATCAAGGATGTGGCGGCCATCGCCGGCGTATCGTTCACGACGGTATCGCACGTGGTCAACAACTCGCGGCCCGTGTCGGCCGACGTGCGGGCCAAGGTCGAGCGGGCGATCCGCGAGCTCAACTACGTGCCGTCGGCCGTCGCGCGCTCGCTGAAGGCGCGCTCGACGGCCACCATCGGCCTCGTGGTGCCGAACAGCACGAACCCGTACTTCGCCGAGCTCGCGCGCGGCATCGAAGACCAGTGCGCGCTGTCCGGCTATTGCGTGTTCCTGTGCAACTCGGACGACGATCCCGAGAAGCAGCGCAACTACCTGCGCGTGCTGCAGGAAAAGCGCATCGACGGGCTCATCATCGCGTCGGCGGGCGACGACGCGGTGCTCGCGCAGTCGCTTGCCGACACGCGCGAGCCGCTCGTCGTCGTCGACCGGAACATCGAGGGGCTCGCGGCCGATCTCGTGCAGATCGACCACGAGCGCGGCGCGTATCTCGCCACGCGCCACCTGCTCGAGCTCGGCCACGCGAAGATCGGCTGCATCACGGGCGCCGTGTCGACCGCGGTGAGCGCGATGCGCGTGCACGGCTTCATCCGCGCGATGGCCGAGCGCGGGATCGACATCGTGCCGGGCGCGATCGCCGAAAGCGACTTTTCGTGCATCGGCGGCTATCACGCGGCCGTGCGCCTCTTCGACACCGTGCGCCCGAGCGCGATCTTCGCAGGCAACGACCTGATGGGGCTCGGCGCGCTGCGCGCGGCCGCCGAGCGCGGCATTCGCGTGCCGTCGGACTGCTCGATCATCGGCTTCGACGACATCGAGCTGTCGCGCTACACGTATCCGGCGCTGTCGACGGTCGGCCAGTCGGTGCGCGCGCTGGGCGAGATGGCCGCGCAGACGCTGATCGAGCGGATCGGCTGCGGCGCGTCGGGCGCGCCGCAGCGCCGGCGCGTCGTATCGCCGCGCCTCGTGCTGCGCGAATCGACGACCGTCTACGTGGAGCCGGCCGACGCCGGATATCGAGGATGA
- a CDS encoding ABC transporter permease: MNDRSIDRHADSPSGQAAAVTAKPAGVRLGLSNYVGLALALLALIALFSMLSSHFLTYDTFSTIANQIPDLVVLSVGMTFVLIIAGIDLSVGSVLALAASVVSVAALRWQWPPLPAALAGVAAAAATGTLTGAVTVGWRIPSFIVSLGVLEAARGVAYQLTNSRTAYIGDAFDFLSNPIALGISPAFLIAVAVMAVAQFVLARTVFGRYLVGIGTNEEAVRLAGVNPRPYKIIVFALMGALAGLAALFQISRLEAADPNAGAGLELQVIAAVVIGGTSLMGGRGSVVSTFFGVLIISVLAAGLAQIGANEPTKRIITGAVIVVAVVLDTYRSRRARG, encoded by the coding sequence ATGAACGACCGATCCATCGACCGACACGCCGATAGCCCGTCCGGGCAGGCGGCGGCCGTCACGGCGAAGCCGGCCGGCGTGCGGCTCGGCCTGTCGAACTATGTCGGGCTCGCGCTCGCGCTTCTCGCGCTGATCGCGCTCTTCTCGATGCTCAGCTCGCATTTCCTCACGTACGACACGTTCAGCACGATCGCGAATCAGATTCCCGATCTCGTCGTGCTGTCGGTCGGCATGACCTTCGTCCTCATCATCGCGGGAATCGACCTGTCGGTCGGCTCCGTGCTCGCGCTCGCGGCGTCGGTCGTGAGCGTCGCCGCGCTGCGCTGGCAGTGGCCGCCGCTGCCCGCCGCGCTCGCCGGCGTCGCGGCCGCCGCCGCGACGGGCACGCTCACGGGCGCGGTGACGGTCGGCTGGCGGATTCCGTCGTTCATCGTGTCGCTCGGCGTGCTCGAGGCGGCGCGCGGCGTCGCGTATCAATTGACGAATTCGCGCACCGCTTACATCGGCGACGCATTCGATTTCCTGTCGAACCCGATCGCGCTCGGCATCTCGCCCGCGTTCCTGATCGCGGTGGCGGTGATGGCCGTCGCCCAGTTCGTGCTCGCGCGCACGGTGTTCGGCCGCTATCTCGTCGGCATCGGCACGAACGAGGAAGCGGTGCGACTGGCCGGGGTTAACCCGAGGCCGTATAAAATCATCGTTTTCGCGCTGATGGGCGCGCTCGCGGGGCTCGCCGCGCTGTTCCAGATCTCCCGGCTCGAAGCCGCCGATCCGAACGCGGGCGCGGGCCTCGAGCTGCAGGTGATCGCGGCCGTCGTGATCGGCGGCACGAGCCTGATGGGCGGTCGCGGCTCGGTCGTCAGCACGTTCTTCGGCGTGTTGATCATCTCGGTGCTCGCGGCAGGGCTCGCGCAGATCGGCGCGAACGAACCGACCAAGCGCATCATCACCGGCGCCGTGATCGTCGTGGCCGTCGTGCTCGACACGTATCGCAGCCGGCGCGCGCGGGGATAG
- a CDS encoding sugar ABC transporter ATP-binding protein, with protein MDSTDPDSTPDTPPTSTMPTLVVTGIGKTYAEPVLADVSLTLHPGEALALTGENGAGKSTLSKIVAGLVEPTTGAMRLAGAAYAPQSRAHAEALGVRMVMQELNLVPTLTVAENLFLDRLPHRLGVIDRRRLAADARTAMARVGLDSLDPDTPVGALGIGHQQMVEIARSLAGDCRVLILDEPTAMLTAREVELLFDQIARLKADGVALVYISHRLEELARVAQRVAVLRDGRLVHVDRIDAQPVERLVALMAGREIAEQAVHGARAPGAPRLRIERLSRGDAVRDVSFDVRAGEIFGISGLIGAGRTELLRLIYGADAADGGAVSVGDPPRPAAIRSPADAVRHGIALVSEDRKGEGLLLPQSIAANLSLGQLARVARGGVVDGERESALAARRIDTLRIRARGPAQPVAELSGGNQQKVAIGRWLGRDMGVLLFDEPTRGIDVGAKFDIYALLDALAREGRAIVVVSSDLRELMLICDRIGVMSAGRMHAVFERGAWTQDALLAAAFAGYARRDAALQPPGDARSAA; from the coding sequence ATGGATTCGACCGACCCAGATTCGACGCCTGATACGCCGCCTACGTCGACTATGCCGACGCTCGTCGTGACCGGCATCGGCAAGACCTACGCCGAGCCCGTGCTCGCCGACGTGTCGCTCACGCTCCATCCGGGCGAGGCGCTCGCGCTGACGGGCGAGAACGGCGCGGGCAAGAGCACGCTGTCGAAGATCGTCGCCGGGCTCGTCGAGCCGACGACGGGCGCGATGCGGCTCGCGGGCGCCGCGTACGCGCCGCAAAGCCGCGCGCATGCGGAGGCGCTCGGCGTGCGGATGGTGATGCAGGAGCTCAACCTCGTGCCGACGCTCACCGTCGCCGAGAACCTGTTTCTCGACCGCCTGCCGCACCGGTTAGGCGTGATCGACCGCCGGCGGCTCGCGGCCGACGCGCGCACGGCGATGGCGCGCGTCGGGCTCGATTCGCTCGATCCCGACACGCCCGTCGGCGCGCTCGGGATCGGTCATCAGCAGATGGTCGAGATCGCGCGGAGCCTCGCGGGCGACTGCCGCGTGCTGATCCTCGACGAGCCGACCGCGATGCTGACCGCGCGCGAAGTCGAGCTGCTGTTCGACCAGATCGCGCGGCTGAAGGCCGACGGCGTCGCGCTCGTCTACATCTCGCACCGGCTCGAGGAGCTCGCGCGCGTCGCGCAGCGGGTGGCGGTGCTGCGCGACGGCCGGCTCGTGCATGTCGACCGGATCGACGCGCAGCCGGTCGAGCGGCTCGTCGCGCTGATGGCCGGGCGCGAGATCGCCGAGCAGGCGGTGCACGGCGCGCGAGCACCGGGCGCGCCGCGCCTGAGGATCGAGCGGCTGTCGCGCGGCGACGCGGTGCGCGATGTGTCGTTCGACGTGCGCGCGGGCGAGATCTTCGGCATTTCCGGGCTGATCGGCGCGGGGCGCACCGAGCTGCTGCGGCTCATCTACGGCGCGGACGCGGCGGATGGCGGCGCCGTGTCGGTCGGCGACCCGCCTCGGCCCGCGGCGATCCGCTCGCCCGCCGACGCGGTGCGCCACGGCATTGCGCTCGTCAGCGAGGACCGCAAGGGCGAGGGGCTGCTGCTGCCGCAGTCGATCGCGGCGAACCTGTCGCTCGGGCAGCTTGCGCGCGTCGCGCGCGGCGGCGTCGTCGACGGCGAGCGGGAAAGCGCGCTCGCCGCGCGGCGGATCGATACGCTGCGCATCCGCGCGCGCGGCCCCGCGCAGCCGGTGGCGGAGCTGTCGGGCGGCAATCAGCAGAAGGTCGCGATCGGCCGCTGGCTCGGCCGCGACATGGGCGTGCTGCTGTTCGACGAGCCGACGCGCGGGATCGACGTCGGCGCGAAGTTCGACATCTACGCGCTCCTCGACGCGCTCGCGCGCGAGGGCCGAGCGATCGTCGTCGTGTCGAGCGACCTGCGCGAGCTGATGCTGATCTGCGACCGGATCGGCGTAATGTCGGCGGGGCGGATGCACGCCGTGTTCGAGCGCGGCGCGTGGACGCAGGACGCGCTCCTCGCCGCCGCGTTCGCCGGCTACGCGCGCCGCGACGCGGCATTGCAGCCGCCCGGCGACGCGCGAAGCGCCGCGTAG
- a CDS encoding sugar ABC transporter substrate-binding protein encodes MDVSLRRRVLAAAAVCVAVAAAGPFSVARAETAHKPKVALVMKSLANEFFLTMENGAKEYQKHNASQFDLVTNGIKDETDTASQIRIVEQMIVSKVDAIVLAPADSKALVPVVKKAVDAGIVVVNIDNRLDPDVLKSKSLNVPFVGPDNRKGARMVGDHLAKRLKAGDQVGIVEGVPTTTNAQQRTAGFQDAMKAAGAKVVSVQSGEWEIDKGNAVASAMLNEYPNLKALLCGNDNMAIGAVSAVRAAGRQGKVYVVGYDNINAIKPMLKDGRVLATADQYAAKQAVFGIDTALKALAEHRKQADMTGVVATPVDLVTKP; translated from the coding sequence ATGGATGTCAGCCTCCGCCGCCGCGTGCTAGCCGCCGCGGCCGTTTGCGTCGCCGTCGCCGCTGCCGGACCGTTCTCGGTCGCGCGCGCCGAGACCGCGCACAAACCGAAGGTCGCCCTCGTGATGAAGTCGCTCGCCAACGAGTTCTTCCTCACGATGGAGAACGGCGCGAAGGAATACCAGAAACACAACGCGAGCCAGTTCGATCTCGTCACGAACGGCATCAAGGACGAAACGGACACCGCGAGCCAGATCCGCATCGTCGAGCAGATGATCGTGTCGAAGGTCGACGCGATCGTGCTCGCGCCCGCCGATTCGAAGGCGCTCGTGCCCGTCGTCAAGAAGGCCGTCGACGCGGGCATCGTCGTCGTCAACATCGACAACCGGCTCGATCCGGACGTGCTCAAGTCGAAGAGCCTGAACGTGCCGTTCGTCGGCCCGGACAACCGCAAGGGCGCGCGGATGGTCGGCGACCACCTTGCGAAGCGGCTGAAGGCGGGCGACCAGGTCGGCATCGTCGAGGGCGTGCCGACGACCACCAACGCACAGCAGCGCACCGCAGGCTTCCAGGACGCGATGAAGGCGGCGGGCGCGAAGGTCGTGTCGGTGCAGTCGGGCGAATGGGAGATCGACAAGGGCAATGCGGTCGCGTCCGCGATGCTCAACGAATACCCGAACCTGAAGGCGCTCCTCTGCGGCAACGACAACATGGCGATCGGCGCCGTGTCCGCGGTGCGCGCGGCGGGCCGCCAGGGCAAGGTGTACGTCGTCGGCTACGACAACATCAACGCGATCAAGCCGATGCTCAAGGACGGCCGCGTGCTCGCGACCGCCGACCAGTACGCGGCGAAGCAGGCCGTGTTCGGCATCGACACGGCGCTCAAGGCGCTCGCCGAGCATCGTAAGCAGGCCGACATGACGGGGGTCGTCGCGACGCCCGTCGATCTCGTGACGAAGCCGTAA